From Scyliorhinus torazame isolate Kashiwa2021f chromosome 23, sScyTor2.1, whole genome shotgun sequence, the proteins below share one genomic window:
- the LOC140399735 gene encoding transmembrane protein 143-like: MMFWALGVRLGAPPREMREKILSSKRWFFWSNVKAPMHRRYCKRVVMAARLTNARLVLKCFKDIPLENLEHLLPVVQMRITLTDRTFLYFTLLSGGSALFANMTVLGYYSLKVDFLLVLLLFGMLMAHRRHRLFQHKRDLHALEHANMLYNKSTSNSGELLVSLVRRAQQEHIKEIMLAHTFRLLLCQLPDTRHDHSEEMAALLSSKVSGWLKECSGLLILFNGARALEHLCSFERRQSQR, encoded by the exons ATGATGTTCTGGGCCCTCGGTGTCAGACTAGGGGCCCCTCCGAGGGAGATGAGGGAGAAGATCCTGTCGTCCAAAAGGTGGTTCTTTTGGAGCAACGTGAAAGCCCCGATGCACCG GCGGTACTGCAAGCGGGTAGTGATGGCGGCGCGCCTGACCAACGCGCGGCTGGTCTTGAAGTGCTTCAAGGACATCCCGCTGGAGAACCTCGAACACCTGCTGCCGGTGGTGCAGATGCGCATCACGCTGACGGACCGCACGTTCCTTTACTTCACCCTGCTGTCGGGCGGGTCGGCCCTCTTCGCCAACATGACCGTGCTGGGCTACTACAGCCTGAAGGTGGATTTCCTGCTGGTGCTCCTGCTCTTTGGCATGCTAATGGCACACCGACGGCACCGCCTCTTCCAGCATAAACGTGACCTGCACGCCCTGGAACACGCCAACATGCTGTACAACAAGAGCACGTCCAACAGCGGCGAGCTCCTGGTCAGCCTGGTGCGCAGGGCCCAACAGGAGCACATCAAAGAAATCATGCTGGCACACACCTTCCGCCTCCTCCTGTGCCAACTGCCAGACACCAGGCATGATCACA gtgaGGAAATGGCCGCTCTGCTATCGAGCAAGGTGtccggctggctgaaggaatgttcCGGATTGCTCATCCTGTTCAACGGGGCCCGGGCCCTGGAGCATCTCTGCAGCTTCGAAAGGCGGCAGAGCCAGCGCTGA